ATAAAAGGCTAACGGTTCTTCTTGTACAAAATGAATGTATAGTTTATCAATCTGGCATTGAATCATCATTGTgtttcttttaaatttaGCATACAATCGTATTTGGGAATTGGAGTAATCTATCCTCAGAAACATGGAACTTTCTAATATGGAGTTCAGCGCTTTTGAACCTTCCAAAAATGACTCCAATTCTAGAgttattattgatatgTTATCATTAGTATTACTTCCTTGGATAATATATTGAGGTAGTTTTTGCTCGTTGATCATTTCAGAAGAACAAATCTTATTGCGAATTTCTAGTTGGTTCAAAGAATCGATCAACATATGGTTTATAATTCTGTTTAAAATAGTTCTTTGCAATatcataattttttgatatgtTATTGACTCCAATTTGACAGTCATCACGTTGGAATTGTCTAAATATTTGAGATTCCATTTCCCACGTTGAGAGACAATTTTACcgattcttttttccaccACACATGATGTTTTAGAGGATATTATCgataaaatcaaatacCAGTTGAGCGGCCAATGTGGTAGTCTGATAAATAGGTCCCTTTGTAATAACAAGGAAACATCACTATTAGTAGTGCTGTTACCAGCAATAGcatatttattatcttcttttttaacaACGCTTTCGCCGCCAGTATTCACTTGAGTCCTGATTGGTTTATCAATCTTAATAATCCTGCTGCATGACCATCCCGTGTTTTCAAACATGGTGGTTAAAACATGAATAATCTTGTCCAGTTTCAGCTGCTGTAGTATTCTTGCCAATTCCTCTGGACCTTCAGCTCTATTTATCTTTGACGCGTAATTTGATAATAGTGGAGTAGGATTCCTAAAATAAAACTGCCCGCTCAATAaatcaatttttaattGAATAGGCGCCATGGAAACACATGTGGTAGGGAGTTGAAATAATAGAACATCCGaattttcttcgtcttcttgGAATATATCCCTTGCCAACAGCTCCGATCTGATGATTCTAGCATGATTGAACATAATTTCATCCAAAATCCCTTCGATATTAGATACAATATTGTTATAAATTACAGGCATATTTTTGGCCCTTGATGCACTCTGGTTGTCCCATTTTAAGATAAGACTTTCTGTTGTTCTTTGAATGCCAATAGTGATCTTACCCTTACTGTCCATTTTCCCATTCAGCCAATATCTAACTGTAATTGTACTTTTTTTAGAGTCATAGTTATGGATCAAAttacttttggaaaatttacCGCCGTTGGCCAGCTTTAAAAACTCTCTATGAACCATGTATAGCTGTAATGTCAACACGTATTTGTGCAGAAAATTGTATAGGGATAATAATGGATCattacttttcaaaagaatttcaTTGATCAACTTCTCTAATCTTGGCTTATTCAAAGGAAGGTTATTTCCGTTGGAACTTGAgttttcttcattgttCTCACTATCGCCGTTAGTCGAAGTAGCTTCTGTAACTGCTGAAACAGTTTGTTCAGCTTCCGTGTTAAACAACAATTTTAAATCCACAAAAAACAGAGGGGACTGTCTATTAACAGTCGATAACTGgatttcaaattcattagGGACAGTAAAGTAGATTCTACCGTTTTTGATATGATAGCTGTTTAATGGTTTAGGAATGTTCATTAATGCAATTTTTATTGAGACAGTCAAGTTCAAATCTTTTAATCTCTGTAAAATCAATCCAATGGGAACTTTGGCCATTCCATCTACCATATCCATAGAGTTACTGACACCGCTTAATTTAAAGTTGTGTGTAGGTAGATTTGGCCTCCCAAGACTCAAAACTTCCAAAGCGGTGACCAAATCCACGTTGGGCAATTTAGCATTGGTCATAGAGTTTAGACTGCTTTTCAAAGCCCAAATACAATTGTTGACATTCATGTTAGTCGTTCTAAACCAGTTCAACAGATCGATTAGTACGTGAAAgttgttttgttttataGTACGGGTCCATTTCACAAGCACgtaaagtttcaaaaattgtGTCCTTAGGAATATAATCAGCTGTAAGAAACGTATTTTCTTTGCGGAGTTAGGCTCATTTGCCTGGGTGTGAACATTAGTTTTCATGTACTGAGCAAGTTCCTTCATTGTAAATACCGTCAAGTTCCTTATTACTAATGCCAGACTGACTTGATTAATCTCAACATGCGGCAACGCTGGCGGAGGCGCACTTGTCATAGTCGCTGCACTTGTATCTTTCGGTACCATTTCTAGAGATTCTTTTTGGGTGGCCGTAGTTTCCGGGTCGGTTGCAGAAGGGCCATGCAGTTGAGTGTTCTTAACGGGACCCTGTTGCTCTTGCCCATTCTGCTCGGACCGGTTCTTCAGTGCGTGCATCTCGTTAGAAAGTCTCTCCTCATTAGCCAGCATTTGTGGGGATCCTATCGTGGTAGTCATTGCCCAGCCAAGAAAACCCTATACTTTCCTGCCACTTTTTAACTCTTTTTCTGATGATCTTTACAACAGACCTCTACtaaacaattgaaaaattcaccGTTTTTACTTGAACCAGCGACCGTGCGATGGGACAATCGTTTAGTTAACAATAAGCGGGACAAAGTAATTAAATTTAGTGGCATCTAGAGAGAATAATTGAACGCAATGAAGAGAGCATGGTACGTTGAATTGTAGAATGTGGGGGGATAGTATGCGCGAGCTTGGTGACGCTATGGATAATGAGTTGAATGCAGTGAAGCCGGTGGTGGAAGAAGGTGGCATGGATGGTGCCAGAAAATTTATTAAGGGTAAGAGCTTTCAGAAGTCTTCTACCGAACATATGTTGATTTCGCCCGGTAGGGATGGTTCAGTGCCATTGAATGGGTTGAAATCGTCGCCGGCAGACCCGCACTTGTCTGATGTTAATTCTATCTTGGACAATCATCGTGGCGGTGGCGAGACAGCTTTGACGTCtgtaaataatattatcatGGCCACTTCGACGAATGGGGACAGTGATGGGGTTGATGGAGATGCCAAGAGGCCGTCTATTTCTAACTGTTCGTCGAGatcatcattttttgacACCGTACTGAGCACGTTTTCCCTAAAATCAAATTCACAAGATACGGTTACTAATGAAgtcaaaaatattgagGTCCAGTTTGCATCCGAGGAGgctaataaaaaattcCGCCAAATGTTCAAGCCATTAGCTCCTAATACGAGACTTATTACGGACTACTTCTGCTACTTCCACAGAGAATTCCCCTATCAGGGCAGAATCTATCTCTCCAACACACATTTATGTTTCAACTCAACCGTGTTGAACTGGATGGCAAAGTTACAGATTCCCTTGAATGAAATTAAATATTTAGATAAGGTCACCACAAATTCAAGTGCTATTTCGGTGGAAACCGTGACTAACAGGTACACTTTTTCCGGATTCATAGCGAGAGACGAGGTTTTCCAATTGATTACAAGAGTTTGGTCAAAGGAAAACTTAACCAATATCAATGACGTTTTGGAGGTTGATGAGAGGGTCtccaagaaaaagggaATATCATCGACCCCTTCTTCCATATTCAACAATGTTTCTACCAATGCATATAACGATTTCATATCGACAACCACTACTGAACCAACAAGCAGGGCTTCCTACATGAGCGAGAACGACATGCTCATCGAGGAGGCCATAAGGTCCGTGGACGATTACATGGGCACACCAAGAGCATCgccatcttcttcatcttcgtcgTCATCGTCGTCATCGTCTTTAGGCTCTTCAACAACTTATTATTGTAGGCCCGTATATAGGTTAAAGCCAAACGCACCATTTCAATATGAGGGGCCATTCCATGTACAAGAAACCATGGACTTTCCTTATAAACCTGAGGCTAATAATGAATACGTGCTTCTGGAACGTCAATTCAGCGTTCCACCCGGCCTACTTTTCATTATGATGTTCAATGAAGATAATCCAGTTTTTGAGTTaagctttttgaaaactcaAGATTCGTCCAACATCTCACACATAGGgacttttgaaaaagtcaATAAAGATGGACAACATTACAGAGAATTCCAATACACCAAACAGCTGCATTTCCCTGTGGGGCCCAAATCCACAAACTGTGAGGTAGCGGAAATTCTTTTACACTGCGACTGGGAAAGGTACATAAATGTTTTAAGTATAACAAGAACACCAAATGTTCCTAGTGGTACCAGTTTCAGCACCAGAACGAGGTACATGTTCCGATGGGATGACCAGGGGCAAGGTTGCATATTAAAAATAAGTTTTTGGGTGGACTGGAACGCATCCAGTTGGATCAAGCCAATGGTAGAGAGCAATTGTAAAAATGGACAAATTAGCGCCACTAAGGACTTGGTAAAGTTAGTCGAAGAATTTGTAGAGAAATACGTGGAATtgagcaaagaaaaagcagaTACACTCAAGCCGTTGCCCAGTGTTACATCTTTTGGATCACCTAGGAAAGTGGCAGCACCGGAGCTGACGATGGTACAGCCGGAGTCGAAACCAGAAGCTGAGGCGGAAATCTCAGAAATAGGCAGCGACAGATGGAGGTTTAACTGGGTGAACATAATAATCTTGGTGCTCTTGGTGTTAAATCTGCTGTATTTAATGAAGTTGAACAAGAAGATGGATAAGCTGACGAACCTCATGACCCACAAGGACGAAGTTGTAGCGCACGCGACTCTATTGGACATACCAGCCAAAGTACAATGGTCAAGACCAAGAAGGGGAGACGTGTTGTAACAGAGTAATCATGTAATATTGTATGTAAGGTTATGTATGTTCGTATggtatggaaaaaaaaaaaaaaaaaggatgcTATGTGGAGAATGTAAGGCGTGGTAGCTCCGGATAATTCAGTCTGTAGGCTTCATCACGGGCAGTGGCCTGACTCTGAGAGCTTGCTCCGGTATTAAGTTGTGcgtttgaaattttctggaaaaaagaaattgattGGTTGAAGCTATACTCGTCGAAAGATTTCTTCGGCAGTGGTTGTTGCTCCACCTGCACGGGAGTTGTGTTTGCGTTTATGTTCGGCTTGGCTATATTATTAGCGAGTGATGTTTGCAATTTGCTGTATTGAGAATCAATTTGGGTGCGTAAgctttcaataattttgcaGACCGCAGGCACTTCCAACTTTATGAGTTGCAGGTATTCTCTTTTATGAATATACGATGACGACGATGACGACGACGCATCCATGCGCAAAAGCTCAGGGTGTCTAGATAGTTTGTTAGTCAATAAATCCACATAtctaaaataataaataaacgACAGCGACAAGTCGTTGGCCTGGAACGCACACTGTGCCTTTTCCAATATGCCGATGCATGTTTTCAGGTAAATTCTCAATGGTATCGCCGGATTGAAGCGATAATCCTTAGCGTCCTGAACCAATTGCTTACTAGACTTCATGACCTACCGGGGCCAGATAAAGATGCGgaaggaagagaaaaaatgtATAGTGGTTGGTGAACCGCAACAATAATTCGTGCCAACACTTTAATCGAAGCAAAAATTGTCTTGTATgttattaatattatctATCTAACCATTGATTTACGTATAAAACTGTCGATGCTCATCGCCTagcaatgaaaaaattttttcttttttttttcattatttctctttgttgcgtactttttttcattgcgTTTCGCGGCAAAAGCGATTCGAGTTGACTGGAAGTGTGTTATACTATAAAAAGTGTATATGCCTATTTTTGGTTCTGATCTTTACTTTACTGTTAAGTACTGGCTGAGGCAGTAGACTCTGCCTCTGTTACGGCAGCGGTATTCGCCTCGGCATCAGCAGCCGCCCACGGTAGAGTAGGTTCTGTTGTTTTGACGTTTGCCAAGGTACTGTCCAAATGCTCCTTCAGCAAGGCCTCATTACTTTCCTTCTCCGGACCCACCGATTGCGTGATCTCCTGTACACGGTTCAAGAACTTGTTCAAATTGTAGCCCGCAGCAGCATCAGAGACTTCTTGTGTGTAAGGGACACCCCTCAACTCCTTGACTCTTCTTTTGTGCACTTTGCCCTTTAAATGCGTTTTTAACGCTATAGCAGTCTCCATGTATTTGGCACAGTGTATGCAATAGTGCTGACCAAGGCCCGGTTTGGTTTCATCCAATGGCTGGTTCAGAAGCTTCTGTACTGATTCCTTGGTGGACAAATCGTTATAGATCAGGTCCAAGTCTCgtgttcttcttttagtCTTGTATCTCTTCACCGAATATCTACCCATGATGCGCTATTGTTTTATCTTCACTTGTCTGTGTGTTTAACTGCCTTTCAATTCACCTCATCTCATCTCCCGCTACTTTCCATATATAAAAGCAAAATTAATTTGCTTTTTCCCCTGTCagtataaaaaaattttccgcaggatatagaaaaaaaagaaatgaaattatAGTAGCGGTTATTTCCGTGGGGTGCTTTTTTACACCTGTACATCTTTTCCCTCcgtacattttttttatttttttttttggtttttttttttcgatatTTTTCCCTCCGAAACTAGTTAGCACAATAATGCTGACTAAGGAAACTTTTCATCTCAGAATTGATGGTCAGTTTGGTTTCTCTAGAGAATAGTTTATAAAAAGATGTTGATGTGGAGCAACCATTTATACATCCTTTCCGCAAGTGCTTTTGGAGTGGGACTTTCAAACTTTAAAGTACAGTATATCAAATAACTAATTCAAGATGGCTAGAAGACCAGCTAGATGTTACAGATACCAAAAGAACAAGCCTTACCCAAAGTCTAGATACAACAGAGCTGTTCCAGACTCCAAGATCAGAATCTACGATTTGGGTAAGAAGAAGGCTACCGTCGATGAATTCCCATTGTGTGTCCATTTGGTTTCCAACGAATTGGAACAATTGTCTTCTGAAGCTTTGGAAGCTGCTCGTATCTGTGCCAACAAGTACATGACTACTGTCTCCGGTAGAGATGCTTTCCACTTAAGAGTCAGAGTCCATCCTTTCCATGTCTTGAGAATCAACAAGATGTTGTCTTGTGCCGGTGCGGATAGATTGCAACAAGGTATGAGAGGTGCTTGGGGTAAGCCACACGGTTTGGCCGCTCGTGTCGACATTGGTCAAATTATCTTCTCTGTCAGAACCAAGGACAGCAACAAGGATGTTGTCGTTGAAGGTTTGAGAAGAGCCAGATACAAGTTCCCAGGTCAACAAAAGATTATTTTGTCTAAGAAGTGGGGTTTCACCAACTTGGACAGACCAGAATACTTGAAGAAGAGAGAAGCTGGTGAAGTCAAGGACGACGGTGCTTTCGTTAAGTTCTTGTCCAAGAAGGGttctttggaaaacaaCATCAGAGAATTCCCAGAATACTTTGCTGCTCAAGCTTAAGTTCTTTTCAAACATTTGAACTAActtaaaagagaaatttttttgatttaaaTTCTAGTTTATTAAACagtaaatatatttatacatTATTGTAATACATATAATTATGtgtttttttaaagttCAGCATGTTGGGTAGTGATATATCCTGAAGTCAATGGACACTGTTGCTTTTTGTATACCagcaggaaaaaaaaaagcctgAGCTGCAGTAACGAAGAATTGTTGAATGCGTCTAACAAGAAAGGGAGCAATCGATAACAGGGACGTGCGCCGCTAATGTCATTCAGATTATTCACGAGGACTTCTCAACGTCTCCCTCGCCTTAACTGGGTTAGTCCCATCAGGCGATACGCCAAACAACCTCAATACGATGAAGCAGAGTTGTTTGCAGAGAACATTAACCATGGCGCATAtaaagcaaagaaaaggcCATCAGACGAGCATTTCCAATGGCCTGAGAAGTCTCCTGATCAGATCACAAAGGAATCTGAACTCCAATGGGAAAGGATGGCGAAATTATCTGCTGTTGGGCAAGGGATCCTCATTCTCGTGGTAGTGGGTGGGTTGGGAACGGCCTACTTGCGTTGGCCAGAATTAAAATCCTGGTGGTTAATCAAGATGAATGGCGGTCGCATAAATGCAACGCAAGAGCAAAGTGGACAGGATTCGTTGGAAAAATTGATCAGACAAAAGGCCAAAAATCTATTAAGGGAGATTCCTCAAGTGCCTGCCTTTCAACTTGGAATAGATCATCCTGGTGTATACATATGGGGAAGGTGTCATTCTAAGGACTCATTGTTCCCTGTTAGAGTACCTAATTTGGATGGTCGTAAATTCAGAGATATCCTATTAGCTCCCTCTGACGATTTCAACACCAATTTTGCAATTGACGAGAAAGGCGATTTGATATCGTGGGATGATTTGGGACAAACAAAAACGATATTGCCAGATCAAGATTTGACCTCAATGAAGTATTCTAGTCACTTTTTGTACGCTTTGAATAAAAAGGGTGAAATATTGGTCATACCTATAAGAACGCCGGATCTGATAGCTTCGCAAGTATCATCAAGAAGGTCGAAATTGTTGCCATGGAAGACAAAACTAAGATATGATTGGAAATTACAAACAAATCAGATTTTCAACGGTAAGGAAGGAGAAAAACGTGTAGTACAATTTGACGCTGGTAGCCATCATCTGGTGTTGCTATCTAATTTAGGTAAGGCTTATTGCTGCGCGACGGGAAATGATCAAAAACAAGCTCAAGTATCCAAAGGACAATTCGGTATACCAACATTCTCACAATTCGATGAGTTTCCTCCCAATAATCAACTATTCGAAATTGAACTGCTGAACAAATTTAAGCATGAAGGAGAAGACGTTGTCCgcaaaagagaaattaaaaagatAGCTTGCGGGTCGTACCATACACTGGCAATAGATAAGACTGGTGAAATTTATGCCTTTGGCTGGAATAGGTTCGGCCAATTGGCACTACCTATTTCGTACAATCTAGAATATGTTTCTTTCCCAAGATCGGTAACGCATGCATTTAAACCGCATTTCCCGGGGATGACGAATTGGAAATGTGTGGATATTCATTGTGATGATGAAACATCGTTTGTGACCATTCGTAAGCCTGGCTCAACGTCAGACCATCATTATTTCGCGTTTGGTAATGGACTTTTTGGTGAATTGGGCAACAACACTTTCAAGAACTCGCAATGTGATCCCATAAAAATCAAGTCGGATGACAAGAAATTGACCAACTGGAGTTGCGGCTCTCATTGTGTGTTCACTGAAACTGAACAAGAAAACGAGGTCATTGCATGGGGTAATAACGACCATGGCCAACTAGGtattggaaagaaaactatGAAATGCGCTAAGCCAATGAACATTCCCGAAGTTCTCAAACCAGGACAAGACACGACAGATTTGGACTCAATTTATAACAGTAAATTACACTTAAAAAAGGAGCAACGTGTAGTCACCAATGGTAATAAAAGTTGCTTATACTGGCGGGTTTGAGAAACGAAAGAGCATAGAAGGAAAGTAGCGAGATTCGCGATGTTTTTTCAACCCTTATAATGATGCATGTATATATGGTAtgtttatttatatatagaaCTCACGGTTACTTCTATCTTAACCATTTCAACACATAATAAATACCTATGATCAAGAGAATTAACGCGATCCAAAAGACTAGTTTATCTTTGAACACCCGTTTATTGATAGAGGTGATAGTTTGTTCCGAAACACCCAATGTTCTTAGGCCATTTGACATTCTATCTTGTACCTTGgataaaattttgttttgttccACTATATTTTCGAATGATTGTTGGCCCATTTCTAGAATGTAATCTAATTGAGCGTTACCCCTTTCGAAAACAGACTGTTCCTTTTGTAGCCCTTGGTACAACGGTAGTCCCCCACCGTTGCTAGAGCCCTCTTTACCATTTGCACTCGCACCACCAACGTTCCTTTTATTCATGATGGTCTCTGATGTACTAAAGGGGTTATCGGAGTCCATAACATGCGATGCTCCTGAGCCAAACAACTGAGTTCTGGAATTATTTTCGTTGTAGGATTGTTTTAAATCCTTAAACTTGGCAGTAAAGTCGTGCAGATCCTGTGTTAAAGTTGCTAGTCGATTAGCGAACTTAGGATCAATTTCCTCTGCATTAGTATCTTCTTTATATCTGTTTAAATGTTCTGCATATTGCTTAACTGTTTTCTCCAGTGAGACCAGAGTTGCAGAGATGGACCCTTGTAAAGAAATAGGGGCGGTCACagaattcttttcaaaccTGGCCAACTCTTGTTgtagttgatttttttgcttcaCAGCATGGTTGTAAAGAGCGTTCTATTTGATGGTAGTAGCAAAATACCCTGTTAGTATTACATCTTGTTTTAGCAATAATGAGAAAAGATGCCTCCGGCGATCAAACATACCATTCCCCCCTCAAATCAATATGATTAAGTCACGATAATATCTGCACTATTGCCGTGTTTCCTTCTCCATCGACAGCGTCGATCCTGTCTATTATAGCCAGCACactgaaaatttcaatggCTGGCTTGTTGTTCGCGTCGCAACTTTTGatatttataaaaagaGAGAAGGCATATCCAAAGGATAAGGTATTGTCTTTGTAAATCAATCAACCAAACCTCTACGGAATTTTGACCCTTGAAGCAGGGACTATTACACGAAAATGACTCCTTCCACCCCACCAAGGTCCAGAGGGACTAGGTACCTTGCGCAGCCTAGTGGCAATACTAGTTCTAGTGCCCTAATGCAAGGTCAAAAGACCCCCCAAAAGCCTTCACAGAACCTAGTCCCTGTCACTCCCTCAACAACTAAGTCTTTTAAAAATGCGCCATTATTAGCACCTCCCAATTCGAACATGGGTATGACCTCTCCATTTAATGGGCTTACGTCTCCTCAACGCTCGCCGTTTCCAAAATCTTCAGTGAAGAGGACACTATTCCAATTTGAAAGTCATGATAATGGAACAGTAAGGGAAGAGCAGGAACCATTGGGTCGTGTAAATAGGATATTGTTTCCCACGCAGCAAAATGTGGATATAGATgcagcagaagaagaagaagaaggagaagTTCTTCTTCCCCCCAGCAGACCTACATCTGCCAGGCAGTTACATTTATCACTTGAAAGAGATGAGTTTGATCAGACACATAGAAAGAAGATTATTAAAGATGTACCTGGTACGCCCAGCGACAAGGTGATAACATTTGAATTggcaaaaaattggaaCAACAACTCTCCGAAAAATGACGCCAGGAGTCAAGAAAGTGAAGACGAGGAAgacatcatcatcaatcCAGTGCGGGTGGGTAAAAATCCCTTTGCATCAGATGAACTGGTCACTCAGGAAATTAGAAATGAACGTAAAAGGGCAATGTTGAGAGAAAACCCAGATATAGAAGACGTAATAACATATGTCAATAAGAAGGGAGAGGTGGTAGAGAAACGAAGGTTAAcggatgaagaaaagagaagatTCAAGCCAAAGGCATTGTTTCAATCTAGGGATCAAGAGcattgaagaaatgaaaaaaaaaagtttctgGAACgattatattttatttacttACTTATTCTACATTTATTTGCAAAGGGGCATTAACATCAACATTTTACATATTATAATATATACAGGATATTCTATATTACAACATTAACAGGatttttaacttttccTTACCGTATTCTTTTATTCTGGTTTTCTGTCTTCAGAATAATAGCATATTTCATTGTAGTATTTCGTCAAAGCGAGTTAGGGGAGGATGACTACAAGAAAGACAGCTTCCTCTCTTCAGCTTTTAGGGAAAATCACAGGAACAAAAGCTGGAACTaagcaaaagaagatgaattTCATTAATGGACTGATATGGttatatatgtgtgtgtGGATGGTACACGGAAAAGTGACGCAGAAGGATGAATTGAAATGGAATAAAGGATACTCGCTACCAAATTTGCTAGAAGTGACAGATCAGCAAAAAGAACTTTCACAATGGACTTTGGGTGACAAAGTAAAACTTGAAGAAGGGAGGTTTGTTTTAACTCCTGGAAAGAACACAAAGGGTTCACTTTGGTTGAAACCTGAATATTCAATAAAGGATGCAATGACAATAGAGTGGACGTTTAGAAGTTTCGGGTTCAGAGGCAGCACAAAGGGGGGTCTTGCATTTTGGCTGAAGCAAGGAAATGAGGGAGATAGTACCGAGTTATTTGGTGGAAGTTCGAAGAAGTTTAATGGtttgatgatattgttACGATTAGACGATAAGTTGGGAGAGAGCGTGACAGCGTATTTGAATGACGGAACAAAAGATCTTGATATTGAATCCTCACCGTACTTTGCGTCATGTCTGTTCCAATACCAGGATTCCATGGTACCATCAACATTAAGATTGACTTACAATCCACTAGATAATCACTTGTTAAAGTTGCAAATGGACAACAGAGTGTGTTTCCAGACAAGGAAAGTTAAATTTATGGGCAGCAGCCCATTTAGGATTGGAACAAGTGCTATCAACGATGCATCCAAAGAATCGTTtgaaatcttgaaaatgaagcTTTATGACGGAGTTATAGAGGATTCGCTAATTCCTAACGTGAATCCTATGGGACAACCCAGAGTGGTTACTAAAGTGATCAATTCTCAAACTGGTGAAGAGAGTTTCAGGGAAAAGATGCCATTTTCTGATAAGGAAGAAAGTATAACGAGTAACGAGCTTTTCGAAAAGATGAACAAGTTGGAGGGGAAAATCATGGCAAATGATATCGATCCATTACTCCGCAAGATGAACAAGATTGTGGAGAATGAACGTGAACTGATTCAACGTTTAAGACCACTGTTAGATCTGAAGAAAACAGCCATAAGTGACGATAGTTTCCAAGATTTTCTTTCGATGAACGCAAACCTGGACAGATTgataaaagaacaagaaaaaattcgaCAAGATGCCAAGCTGTATGGCAAGCAGACCAAAGGTCATGATGAgatattttccaaaataagTGTATGGTTGGCACTGCTGATTTTCATTATGATCACATTGGCGTACTACATGTTTAGAATTAACCAAGACATCAAGAAGGTCAAACTTCTGTAAGCTCTTGTGTCTTTGTTATATGGGTACAAGATATAAGAAACATAACTATTACATACGAAAATGTGCATGTTATCTATATCCTTCTTTATATAGATGCTGTtaacttctttttttttttttgggaaaATCAACTGTTAAACGCGACAGTAAAAGCAGCAAAACATTAATTTTGCTTCCAAGACGACAGTAATATGTCTCCTACAATACCAGTTTCGCTGCAGAAGGCACATCTATTACATTTACTGAGCATAACGGGCTGTACTAATCCAAGGAGGTTTACGGACCAGGGGAACTTTCCA
Above is a genomic segment from Saccharomyces cerevisiae S288C chromosome XII, complete sequence containing:
- the FMP25 gene encoding Fmp25p (Protein required for assembly of respiratory complex III; mitochondrial inner membrane protein; required for an early step in assembly of respiratory complex III (cytochrome bc1 complex); mRNA is targeted to mitochondria); amino-acid sequence: MSFRLFTRTSQRLPRLNWVSPIRRYAKQPQYDEAELFAENINHGAYKAKKRPSDEHFQWPEKSPDQITKESELQWERMAKLSAVGQGILILVVVGGLGTAYLRWPELKSWWLIKMNGGRINATQEQSGQDSLEKLIRQKAKNLLREIPQVPAFQLGIDHPGVYIWGRCHSKDSLFPVRVPNLDGRKFRDILLAPSDDFNTNFAIDEKGDLISWDDLGQTKTILPDQDLTSMKYSSHFLYALNKKGEILVIPIRTPDLIASQVSSRRSKLLPWKTKLRYDWKLQTNQIFNGKEGEKRVVQFDAGSHHLVLLSNLGKAYCCATGNDQKQAQVSKGQFGIPTFSQFDEFPPNNQLFEIELLNKFKHEGEDVVRKREIKKIACGSYHTLAIDKTGEIYAFGWNRFGQLALPISYNLEYVSFPRSVTHAFKPHFPGMTNWKCVDIHCDDETSFVTIRKPGSTSDHHYFAFGNGLFGELGNNTFKNSQCDPIKIKSDDKKLTNWSCGSHCVFTETEQENEVIAWGNNDHGQLGIGKKTMKCAKPMNIPEVLKPGQDTTDLDSIYNSKLHLKKEQRVVTNGNKSCLYWRV
- the RPL10 gene encoding 60S ribosomal protein uL16 RPL10 (Ribosomal 60S subunit protein L10; homologous to mammalian ribosomal protein L10 and bacterial L16; responsible for joining the 40S and 60S subunits; regulates translation initiation; similar to members of the QM gene family; protein abundance increases under DNA replication stress; mutations in human homolog implicated in T-cell acute lymphoblastic leukemia and also autism spectrum disorders (ASD); human RPL10 can complement yeast null mutant), with translation MARRPARCYRYQKNKPYPKSRYNRAVPDSKIRIYDLGKKKATVDEFPLCVHLVSNELEQLSSEALEAARICANKYMTTVSGRDAFHLRVRVHPFHVLRINKMLSCAGADRLQQGMRGAWGKPHGLAARVDIGQIIFSVRTKDSNKDVVVEGLRRARYKFPGQQKIILSKKWGFTNLDRPEYLKKREAGEVKDDGAFVKFLSKKGSLENNIREFPEYFAAQA
- the BUD20 gene encoding Bud20p (C2H2-type zinc finger protein required for ribosome assembly; shuttling factor which associates with pre-60S particles in the nucleus, accompanying them to the cytoplasm; cytoplasmic dissociation of Bud20p requires Drg1p; N-terminus harbors a nuclear localization signal (NLS) and a nuclear export signal (NES); cytoplasmic Bud20p is reimported by Kap123-dependent pathway; involved in bud-site selection; diploid mutants display a random budding pattern; similar to human ZNF593), with amino-acid sequence MGRYSVKRYKTKRRTRDLDLIYNDLSTKESVQKLLNQPLDETKPGLGQHYCIHCAKYMETAIALKTHLKGKVHKRRVKELRGVPYTQEVSDAAAGYNLNKFLNRVQEITQSVGPEKESNEALLKEHLDSTLANVKTTEPTLPWAAADAEANTAAVTEAESTASAST
- the RFU1 gene encoding Rfu1p (Protein that inhibits Doa4p deubiquitinating activity; contributes to ubiquitin homeostasis by regulating the conversion of free ubiquitin chains to ubiquitin monomers by Doa4p; GFP-fusion protein localizes to endosomes), translated to MKSSKQLVQDAKDYRFNPAIPLRIYLKTCIGILEKAQCAFQANDLSLSFIYYFRYVDLLTNKLSRHPELLRMDASSSSSSSYIHKREYLQLIKLEVPAVCKIIESLRTQIDSQYSKLQTSLANNIAKPNINANTTPVQVEQQPLPKKSFDEYSFNQSISFFQKISNAQLNTGASSQSQATARDEAYRLNYPELPRLTFST